In Lolium rigidum isolate FL_2022 chromosome 3, APGP_CSIRO_Lrig_0.1, whole genome shotgun sequence, the genomic window CCTGTATGTGGTTATTACTTCCCACCTTGCTAATAATACAAAACAGCAGCTGGAAATTCTGTGGCTTGTGAACTTGTCCAAAGATAGATATATGCTTATGAGGCAGCAACATGTTCCAAGTTAACAGCAGTATGCATCCTTATAAACCGAGACAGATTGTTCATACTCAGAAGAGTTGGGCCAAAATATTATTATCAATGTAAATAATAATTACACTATGGTACTAAATCTGCACAGGTTCATCCAGACTCCATCTATAAGCAGCATCTCAAAAGAACGGAGCAGCGAATCTGCAACTTGTACTAAATCTTCCTGACTCTAAGCTGGGCTTGCCAATGCAGCACTACAGAAAGAATGTAGCAGTATTTGGATATAACTTACAAAGTCGCCAATTCTaagaaaccaagtactgtagaagATCCTGGAAAAAAGTTGCCTGTGCTGCTGCCATCTTCTAAAAACGCATGGCATGTCATGAGCTGGTGGTATTGAGCTTTCCAGCCGCTCAAACGAAACCAAAAAGTCCTCTGGAGAACAGGCGGGAGCTTCTCCTCCTCCCCCTGTTGGCGCTCCTGTTGCTCCTCATCGGCGTCAGGTAGAACCGCAGCATCCCGTTGTCGAAGTTCCCGGGGGAAGTGTAGTGCACGCTCCTGCTCCTGCCGATCTTGGATTCCTTGCTGTTGAGCCGATTCGCGCGGAAACTCTGCGCGTCCCCGTTGGCTTGGGAGCTTCGGCTCGCTCTGCCTGAAACCAGCCCGTTGCGGCCAGGCTGAAGAACCTCGCCGTCGATGGCTGTTGTGTCACCGTTTCTACACCTCCGGGTCTCCTTCCTGGACTCGGAGAGGGAGCGGTCGAGGGCGTGCTCCCCCTTCCTGACGAACTCCTTGAGCGGGCTGGTGATGCTCCTGTCCCACACCCTGCTCCACCTGTTGGACCTCCGGCGCACCACGCCCGAGACCGACATCTCCGGACCGGCGTCCCCGCTGCAGCTCCTCTCCCTGAAGCTCTGTCCCACATCAGCCGAATGCCGAGCATTTGTGCTCTCTGCAGCAGCCCCGGCAGGGTTCTCTGGAACTGATGACGGTTCCTCCGCATTGCTGTGCCTGACGCGCGTGACCCCGTCGGCCGGCTCGTCGAGGCACGCGAAGGAGCAGGCGAGGGCCCTGCCCACCATGGAGCCGTCCCACGAGTGCCGCGGCGGCTCCCCCCTGCCGGCGCTGGCGCTGGCGCTGGGCGGGTCCCGGCACACCATCCACTCGCAGGAGCGGCGGAAGCTGGCCCTCCGCTCCACCTGCGGCGGCGATGCGGCATCCGCCGGCACCGAGGCCGCGGACGGGCGCGGGGGCTCCTCGTCCTCCTtggcgcgccgccgcgccccgcgCTTGGGCAGGATGGACCGGAGCCAGGAGCCGCCCTTCCACTTGGCCCCGCGGCTCGCGCTGGGGTCCGGGTCGGATGGTGGTGGGTTCTTGGATTCGGGCGGGTGCtcgtcggcggtggtggtggagggggaGTGGTGTGAGTCGTCCATCTGGAAGAGCAGCATGAGCGTCTTCCGCAGCTTGCCCTGCTGGTCGGCGCCGGAGCCGGATCCCTCGGCGTCGGCGTGGGCGTCGCGGGGGGCGGCGGGGGTGACCTCGACGATCTCCGGGTGGGCGGGGCTGCGGACGGAGGAGAGGCGCTCCATGAGGCAGGAGGAGCAGACGCCGGCGAGGGGCTGGGCCGGGTGGCGGCCGCACCGCCCCAGGAGGCCGCCGGCGTCCGGTGGCTCCGGCAGCGCGTGCGGGCCCTCCATTGGGGTGGGCCGGGAGTCGGGAGTGGAAGGTCCGGGAGTGAGCCGAGCGAGCGAGTGGGTCAGTCGGTCAGGGTGGGGGGACAGGGAGTGGCGGGCGCGACATTGCTGGGGAGAACGGAGAAAAGGCCTAAGAAAAACGAAAACGAAAAAAGCGACTTTTGGGGCTGGGGAGCGTGTGGGGAAACGGGAGGAAAAGGTCGCTGGGGGCTtgcacggtggtggtggtggggttggaTCGAGACGACGGAGGTATCCCATCCGTGGGGCCCCGCCGGAGCGCGCGGTGGAAATGCGAATTTGTCGGGGGCGGCGGAGGAGTAGTGGCGAGTGGAGGACGGCCGGACGGGACACGCACGCACGGCGGAACAcgaagggcgcgtttggtagcctagtGCGAATGGTGGCAGCACACCTTACACATCTGGAATGAGCCACGGACCGATATTGATCTGTTATTTGATTT contains:
- the LOC124694675 gene encoding uncharacterized protein LOC124694675 encodes the protein MEGPHALPEPPDAGGLLGRCGRHPAQPLAGVCSSCLMERLSSVRSPAHPEIVEVTPAAPRDAHADAEGSGSGADQQGKLRKTLMLLFQMDDSHHSPSTTTADEHPPESKNPPPSDPDPSASRGAKWKGGSWLRSILPKRGARRRAKEDEEPPRPSAASVPADAASPPQVERRASFRRSCEWMVCRDPPSASASAGRGEPPRHSWDGSMVGRALACSFACLDEPADGVTRVRHSNAEEPSSVPENPAGAAAESTNARHSADVGQSFRERSCSGDAGPEMSVSGVVRRRSNRWSRVWDRSITSPLKEFVRKGEHALDRSLSESRKETRRCRNGDTTAIDGEVLQPGRNGLVSGRASRSSQANGDAQSFRANRLNSKESKIGRSRSVHYTSPGNFDNGMLRFYLTPMRSNRSANRGRRRSSRLFSRGLFGFV